The genomic DNA AATAGATGGAAAAATCGTAAAGAGTAAGGAGGTTTGCAAACGGTGAGTGCAGTAGGAAAACGCAACATTGCAAAAATTGAAACAACGTATTCCCGAAAGCTGGAAAAGGCTGAAATCTCGGCAAACCGCAGACGTAAACTGCTGATTAGGCGTCTCACCGTCTTTTTTATCTTTGCTGCAGCTGTGTCTTTTGTGATGATCTCAACTCTTGTATCCCAAGCCTCCATCCTTGAAGAAAAACAAAAAGAAAAGAGAGCTCTTGAAGAAAAACTATCTGACCTCAAAAAAAGGCAGAATGTGCTGCAAGAGGAAATTGTTAAATTAAACGATGACGACTATATAGCAAAACTTGCCAGGAGAGATTATTTCCTATCTGAGAATAATGAAATTATCTTTAATTTGCCAAAAGAGAAAAAGGAAAAAACATCCGTAAAGTAGTATTATTGACACTCTTTTTCTTAATTTTGTATAATATGTAATAAGTATGATTTTTTATTTTTTTAAGGAGGAAAATTTTTTTTATGTCAATCGAAGTAGGCAGCAAGTTGCAAGGAAAGGTCACTGGCATCACTAATTTCGGAGCGTTTGTGGAGCTGCCAGAAGGCTCAACAGGTCTTGTTCATATCAGTGAGGTCGCAGATAATTATGTTAAGGATATTAATGACCATTTAAAAGTTGGAGACGAAGTTGAAGTTAAGGTTATTAATGTTGAAAAAGATGGAAAGATTGGCTTATCCATTAAAAAGGCAAAAGAAGGAAGCGAACAGACTAAACCACAACATTCTTATTCGCCTCGCTCACGTCAAGGCGGCCCGCGTCAAGGGAGAACAAACGATAACCGGAATAATAGCAGAGCCGAATCCTTCGAATCAAAAATGGCTCGTTTCTTAAAGGACAGTGAAGATCGTTTATCGTCTTTAAAGCGTCATACTGAATCAAAACGCGGAGGAAGAGGAGCCAGACGTGGTTAATCTAACTTGCTGCTTATTTATGATAGATAGCAGGTTTTAAAATCTAAATAAATTAGTATGTAAAAGGCTGGTCTTTTAAGGCTTGCCTTTTTTTATTTGTAGGAACACACAAAAAAGCGCCGGTGTTTAACCGGCGCTCTCCGCATTTCGATATAGCGGCGGAGGGGATCGAACCCCCGACCTCACGGGTATGAACCGTACGCTCTAGCCAGCTGAGCTACGCCGCCATTGTAAAAGGCACATGAAATATAATACATAGTTATTAAGATTGTGTCAATAAATAATACAAAGAAAAATGTTGGTTTTTTGGAAATTTTAATCAATAAGTATGAGTAAGCTTTTTTAGCAATTGCGGGCACTGTAAAGTGAAATATTTTGATATTTCTGTTTTCTTTTCGGATATTAAGATGAAAAGAGTCGAACGAATTTCAATTACTTGTCCGCATTTTGACAAACTTTTAAGTAAGCTTCTTTTATAATAATCCCCAAATATAAAAATTAGGGGAGTGGAGTCGAGTGCAAAAGGCAGAACGGAATTTAATCGAACCGATTGGAGAAGTAAATTTTGAACGGCCCAAATTGGAATTGGCAAAGATCCTTCATAAATTTCAAGTGAAACTGGAATATATCTTTATAAAAAAGGGTTATCTTTTGTTGTTTATTGGTTTTTTGCTTGGAAGAGCATTAATATTGGCAAAGTTAACTCCATTTAGCCTCCCGTTTTTTGCTGCTGTGTATTTTTTAAGAAGAGACAGAGCGCCGCTCGCACTAATTGGATTAGTTGGGGGTGCTGCTACACTATCATTAAAAATCGCGGCTGTTACTTTTGTAGTTGTTTTTCTCTTTCTTTTTTGTTTTCGCATTTCAAAGAAATGGCTGAAAAATGAAATGAAAGCTCTTCCTTTTTACGTTTTTTCGATCTTGCTGATCGGAAAAACTGCAGAAAGCTTCGTTTTTTCTGGACAAGTTACTCTATATGACGGGATGATGTCTGGTATAGAGGCAAGCCTTGGTTTTATCCTGACCTTAATTTTTTTGCAAAGCATTCCATTATTAACGATAACCAAACGCCGGCAATCTTTAAAAACGGAAGAAATTGTTTGTCTAATTATTATGCTTGCTTCTATTATGACAGGTACAATTGGCTGGTCTGTCTATGATTTATCTGTCGAACATATCATGTCCAGGTATCTTGTTTTATTATTTTCGTTTGTAGCTGGTGCAACTGTAGGATCGACGGTTGGGGTAGTTACTGGCTTAATATTTAGTCTTGCTAATGTTTCGAGTTTTTATCATATGAGTCTTCTTGCGTTTGCGGGGCTTTTGGGAGGCCTTTTGAAAGAAGGGAAAAAGACTGGTGTCGCAATCGGTCTTTTCATTGCTACATTACTAATTGGCATGTATGGCGAAGGTAGCGGAACATTGACAAAAACTTTGCTTGAATCAACTTCCGCAGTATTGTTATTCTTTCTTACACCAACTATTTTAACTTCCAAGCTGGCAGTATATATTCCTGGAACACCGGAATACGCAGCTGAACAGCAGCAATATATGAGAAAAATGCGTGATGTGACTGCGCAAAGAGTAGCCCAGTTTTCTAATGTATTTCAAGCGTTATCAAAAAGCTTTACTTCTTTAGACCAGGTAGAGGCAGATGAAGATTCAAACGACCGTGAATTGGATTATTTTTTGAGTAATGTTACTGAAAAAACATGCCAGACATGTTTTAAGAAAGAACATTGCTGGACAAGAAACTTTAATACAACATATGACTACATGAAAGAAATTATGCATGAGATTGAAGAAGGTTCGGGAGCCGTTTCGCAAAAGTTGTACCGTGACTGGGAAAAGCATTGTACTCGTTCAAAAAAAGTATTGGAAGTTATACAACAGGAATTAACCTTTTATCATGCTAATCAAAGGCTGAAAAAACAAGTTCAAGAAAGCCGTAAATTAGTAGCAGACCAATTGCTTGGTGTTTCAGAAGTTATGGAGGATTTTGCAAAGGAAATACAAAGAGAAAGAGAAAACCATTATAAACAAGAAGAGCATATCCTTGAAGCGCTCCAATCATTTGGCATACAAATCGAACATGTTGAAATTTACAACTTGGAGCAAGGAAATGTGGATATTGAAATGACCATACCAAACTGCCGCGGACATGGGGAATGTGAAAAACTCATTGCTCCAATGCTTTCGGACATCCTTGGAGAAACGATAGTCGTGAATACTGAAGAATGCTCAACAGTCCCGAACGAATTTTGCTATGTTACGTTTCGGTCAGCGAAAGCTTACACAGTGGAAACCGGAGTAGCTTATGCTGCAAAGGATGGTGGGCTCGTTTCAGGAGACAGTTACTCGACGATCGAATTAGGGTTTGGCAAGTATGCAATTGCAATTAGCGACGGAATGGGCAATGGAGAACGGGCACATTATGAAAGCAAAGAAACACTCCAATTACTGCAAAAGATTCTTCAATCAGGCATCGAAGAAAAAGTGGCAATTAAATCCGTTAATTCTGTGTTATCGCTCAGAACGACGGACGAAATATTTTCCACTCTTGATTTAGCAATGATTGATTTGCAAAATGCTTCCGCAAAGTTTTTGAAAATTGGTTCAGCTCCAAGTTTTATAAAAAGAGACAGCAAGATTATAAAGATTGATTCAAGCAATTTGCCAATAGGAATTTTACAGGATTTTGAAGTTGATGTCGTTAGTGAACAGCTCAAAGCAGGGGATCTATTGATCATGATGAGCGACGGAGTATTTGAAGGTCCTAAACATGTCGAAAACTATGATTTTTGGATGAAGCGAAAAATTCAAGAATTACAAACAGACGATCCTCAACAAATTGCGGACTTAATCATGGAAGAAGTCATTCGGTCAAGAGCAGGCTTTATTGAAGACGATATGACCGTGGTTGTAGCAAAAATAAAGCATAATACGCCAAAGTGGGCTTCCATTCCAGTTCAAGCATATAAGGAAAGAGCTTAAACTTTTAAATTAGCTTGGCTTCGCCCACACCGCCTTATTAAGTTGGTCATGTTTTTGGATGAAGCTTATTTCCTTGTCAAGGTGGGAATTTGGAACTCATGCACGTTTCTTAAGGTATAAATCCTTCCTTTTCCGTCGAAAATGGTAACATCTTTTAAAACGGAGGGAAGCCTAATGAAAGCAGGGACGTTAAGGCAAATCTTACTGATAACGGATGGATGTTCAAATCATGGGGATGATCCTGTTGCGATGGCAGCATTAGCCCGTGAACAGGGAATAAGCGTGAATGTTATTGGAGTTATGGAGCATGATGTGATTGACGAACGGGGAATGATGGAAATAGAGAATATCGCTTTATCTGGCGGGGGCGTCAGCCAGGTTGTGTATGCCCAGCAGCTTTCACAGACCGTTCAAATGGTTACAAGAAAAGCAATGACACAAACACTTCAAGGTGTTGTAAATCGTGAACTTCAACAAATTCTTGGAGGATCTCAAACAATAGAAGATCTGCCTCCCGAAAAAAGAGGCGAAGTAATGGAAGTGGTGGATGAGCTAGGTGAAACAGTTGAATTGGAATTGTTGATTCTTGTCGATACAAGTGCGAGTATGAAACATAAACTTCCTACAGTAAAAGAGGCTTTGCTTGACTTGTCTCTAAGCCTGAATGCCCGTTTGGGGGATAACCGGTATTCATTATTAATATTTCCCGGGAAAAAAAATGATGTCGAAAAATTGCTTGATTGGACTCCAAAGCTCGAATCTTTGACAAGTATTTTCCCAAAGTTAACAACCGGAGGGATTACACCTACTGGACCGGCAATCCGTGAAGCGTTAAGTGCCTTTAAGAAAAAACGTTCGTTAAGGAGTTTGCTTTCTAGTGATGATGAACAATTCTTTGAAGAATCGATTTAAAGTAGTCCCAGGTACGATTATTGAAGGGAAATGGCACAGGAATCGTTATACGATTGTAAAAGAATTGGGATATGGCGCTAACGGGACTGTTTTTTTAGCGAAAGCCGGTAATAAACATGTGGCTTTAAAATTGAGTGACAATGGAATGTCGATTATATCCGAGGGAAATGTCTTAAAATCTTTTGCAAAGGTCCAGGGATCTGCCCTTGGACCTTCTTTACTGGATGTCGATGACTGGGAAACGAAAAGCGGAAAAATCTCTTTTTATGCAATGGAATATATTCATGGGCCTGATTTGCTTACGTTCATTCAAACGAAAGGGCAATCGTGGATAAGCATCTTAATTCTTCAGCTTCTGTCTGATCTAGGGAAATTGCATAACAACGGATGGGTGTTTGGAGATTTGAAACCCGATAATCTTATTGTGACTGGACCGCCGCCGAAAATTCGCTGTATTGATGTTGGAGGAACAACGGTTCATGGAAGGGCCATAAAAGAGTTTACCGAATTTTATGACAGAGGCTATTGGGGTCTTGGTACGAGAAAAGCTGATCCCCAATATGATTTATTTGCAGTGGGCATGATTTTAATGAATATAGCTTATCCTAAACGGTTTATGAAACAATCTGGCGGACTCCAACAGCTTAGGGCTGCAATTCGGAAAAAACAAGAATTACATAAATATGAAGACATCATTTTAAGAGCACTTAAAGGACAATATTTGACTGCAGAGGAAATGCGTATTGATTTGTTAAAAGTGATGGGAGTTGGAAGATCAAAACGTGATGAAAGACAGCCAGTATCTGCTTCCGGGCGACGGCATTATCCACAACAAAACAGCCGGCGTACCATGAAAAAGCAAAAAAAACGCAGCAGATTTGTTGAAACGATTCTAATTGTTTTTGTTATTTCACTGCTCTACATTTTATATATATTTGGGCAAATTTTTTAAGCATTTCTTTCAGGGAAAATGAAACCCTTTTTTATCTGATTCGTAATAAAAGAATATCAATGAAAACCAAGATTTTTGAAATTAAAACGATATAAATGGTAAGCTAATCAAAGCTGTATTTATTAAGAAAATGAATATCTTTCAAATTGCCAGAAAAAATTTAACTAAACTTTTAAGGAAGAAAACGACATGTTAGAACAAAAAGTTGATGCCTTTCTTAAACGCCATAATATGAATCTTGCCAATAAAGGTATATTAGTGGGAGTTTCGGGGGGACCGGATTCGTTGGCATTGCTCCACTATTTATGGAGACTTAAAGATGAACGGAACCTTCAAATTGTAGCGGGGCACGTTGATCATATGTTTCGGGGCGATGAATCGTACGAAGATGCATTGTTTGTAAAGGATTTTTGCGAGAAAAGAGGGATCCTGTTTGAAATGTCCCGAATAAATGTACCTGAATATATCAAAAAATCAGGAAAAAGCCCTCAGGCCGCAGCCCGTGACTGCCGCTACAATTTCTTTAAAAAGATAATGAAAAAACATGGTCTGCGATATTTAGCTCTTGGCCACCATGGGGATGATCAGATTGAAACCATCTTAATGAGGCTGACAAGGGGCAGCTCAGGAACAGCAAGAGCTGGGATCTCTTTCCAA from Bacillus methanolicus MGA3 includes the following:
- a CDS encoding FtsB family cell division protein, which gives rise to MSAVGKRNIAKIETTYSRKLEKAEISANRRRKLLIRRLTVFFIFAAAVSFVMISTLVSQASILEEKQKEKRALEEKLSDLKKRQNVLQEEIVKLNDDDYIAKLARRDYFLSENNEIIFNLPKEKKEKTSVK
- a CDS encoding VWA domain-containing protein encodes the protein MVTSFKTEGSLMKAGTLRQILLITDGCSNHGDDPVAMAALAREQGISVNVIGVMEHDVIDERGMMEIENIALSGGGVSQVVYAQQLSQTVQMVTRKAMTQTLQGVVNRELQQILGGSQTIEDLPPEKRGEVMEVVDELGETVELELLILVDTSASMKHKLPTVKEALLDLSLSLNARLGDNRYSLLIFPGKKNDVEKLLDWTPKLESLTSIFPKLTTGGITPTGPAIREALSAFKKKRSLRSLLSSDDEQFFEESI
- a CDS encoding S1 domain-containing RNA-binding protein gives rise to the protein MSIEVGSKLQGKVTGITNFGAFVELPEGSTGLVHISEVADNYVKDINDHLKVGDEVEVKVINVEKDGKIGLSIKKAKEGSEQTKPQHSYSPRSRQGGPRQGRTNDNRNNSRAESFESKMARFLKDSEDRLSSLKRHTESKRGGRGARRG
- a CDS encoding protein kinase domain-containing protein, with protein sequence MMNNSLKNRFKVVPGTIIEGKWHRNRYTIVKELGYGANGTVFLAKAGNKHVALKLSDNGMSIISEGNVLKSFAKVQGSALGPSLLDVDDWETKSGKISFYAMEYIHGPDLLTFIQTKGQSWISILILQLLSDLGKLHNNGWVFGDLKPDNLIVTGPPPKIRCIDVGGTTVHGRAIKEFTEFYDRGYWGLGTRKADPQYDLFAVGMILMNIAYPKRFMKQSGGLQQLRAAIRKKQELHKYEDIILRALKGQYLTAEEMRIDLLKVMGVGRSKRDERQPVSASGRRHYPQQNSRRTMKKQKKRSRFVETILIVFVISLLYILYIFGQIF
- the spoIIE gene encoding stage II sporulation protein E, with protein sequence MQKAERNLIEPIGEVNFERPKLELAKILHKFQVKLEYIFIKKGYLLLFIGFLLGRALILAKLTPFSLPFFAAVYFLRRDRAPLALIGLVGGAATLSLKIAAVTFVVVFLFLFCFRISKKWLKNEMKALPFYVFSILLIGKTAESFVFSGQVTLYDGMMSGIEASLGFILTLIFLQSIPLLTITKRRQSLKTEEIVCLIIMLASIMTGTIGWSVYDLSVEHIMSRYLVLLFSFVAGATVGSTVGVVTGLIFSLANVSSFYHMSLLAFAGLLGGLLKEGKKTGVAIGLFIATLLIGMYGEGSGTLTKTLLESTSAVLLFFLTPTILTSKLAVYIPGTPEYAAEQQQYMRKMRDVTAQRVAQFSNVFQALSKSFTSLDQVEADEDSNDRELDYFLSNVTEKTCQTCFKKEHCWTRNFNTTYDYMKEIMHEIEEGSGAVSQKLYRDWEKHCTRSKKVLEVIQQELTFYHANQRLKKQVQESRKLVADQLLGVSEVMEDFAKEIQRERENHYKQEEHILEALQSFGIQIEHVEIYNLEQGNVDIEMTIPNCRGHGECEKLIAPMLSDILGETIVVNTEECSTVPNEFCYVTFRSAKAYTVETGVAYAAKDGGLVSGDSYSTIELGFGKYAIAISDGMGNGERAHYESKETLQLLQKILQSGIEEKVAIKSVNSVLSLRTTDEIFSTLDLAMIDLQNASAKFLKIGSAPSFIKRDSKIIKIDSSNLPIGILQDFEVDVVSEQLKAGDLLIMMSDGVFEGPKHVENYDFWMKRKIQELQTDDPQQIADLIMEEVIRSRAGFIEDDMTVVVAKIKHNTPKWASIPVQAYKERA